The following proteins are co-located in the Telopea speciosissima isolate NSW1024214 ecotype Mountain lineage chromosome 9, Tspe_v1, whole genome shotgun sequence genome:
- the LOC122640545 gene encoding uncharacterized protein LOC122640545 codes for MKSFLEFVPCFGYPNQPTVPTTPWRREESRSSPCRQRRRLNRSNSVSSAVAQWQPTLCAISEDKVISVVVGKAEEATKSGEKVTRKTPSRAEIGVHTRYGDNFARASVPLAIPAFSSTAFLF; via the exons ATGAAGAGCTTTCTGGAATTCGTGCCTTGCTTCGGCTACCCGAATCAACCGACTGTGCCGACAACTCCATGGCGCAGGGAAGAGTCACGATCTTCGCCGTGTAGGCAACGCCGCAGATTGAACAGATCGAACTCGGTCTCGTCGGCGGTGGCTCAGTGGCAGCCTACGCTTTGTGCGATTTCGGAGGATAAAGTAATCTCGGTTGTGGTAGGGAAAGCAGAGGAAGCTACAAAATCCGGCGAGAAAGTGACCCGGAAAACTCCTTCCAGGGCTGAAATTGGCGTCCATACCAGATATGGTGACAACTTCGC GCGAGCTTCAGTTCCGTTGGCCATACCTGCGTTCTCCTCGACGGCATTCTTATTTTAA